A single Symbiobacterium thermophilum IAM 14863 DNA region contains:
- a CDS encoding septum formation initiator family protein: MRTPYRRADTAATAPEPGRRARGDPLRRHWLTGALIAAVGAVLSFAALELYEARMQLEHALQAQAQVESELRALQEKNRRLSETLERVTSDESMELKAKQLGFTWPDEQVYQTIVPRGH, translated from the coding sequence ATGAGAACTCCCTATAGGAGGGCAGACACCGCGGCCACCGCGCCCGAGCCAGGCCGGCGCGCCAGGGGAGATCCCCTGCGGCGGCACTGGCTGACCGGCGCGCTGATTGCCGCGGTCGGCGCCGTCCTCTCGTTTGCGGCGCTGGAGCTCTACGAGGCGAGGATGCAGCTGGAGCACGCCCTGCAGGCGCAGGCGCAGGTGGAGTCGGAGCTGCGGGCGCTCCAGGAGAAAAACCGGCGGCTGTCCGAGACGTTGGAGCGGGTCACCAGCGACGAGTCGATGGAGCTGAAGGCGAAGCAACTGGGCTTCACGTGGCCCGATGAGCAGGTCTATCAGACAATCGTGCCGCGCGGGCACTGA
- the yabQ gene encoding spore cortex biosynthesis protein YabQ has translation MELQFYALFMTVLSGIGVGLLFDLLRAVRRFLRPGPLLAALGDLLFWGAATAMVGTGLFLGNWGEYRFYVLVGLLTGLVLHFALASPAVLWLADRLLHAVAWVLKVLWELAMRLVWFPLQAVAAVLWRLGRGLGTWLGRRLRGPYRWLRLRYLLARRRLRRAWRHWFRGPKT, from the coding sequence ATGGAGCTGCAGTTCTACGCGCTGTTTATGACGGTGCTCAGCGGCATCGGGGTCGGCCTGCTGTTCGACCTGCTCCGGGCGGTCAGGCGGTTCCTGCGCCCAGGGCCGCTGCTGGCGGCCCTGGGGGATCTTCTTTTCTGGGGCGCCGCGACGGCCATGGTGGGCACCGGGCTGTTCCTGGGCAACTGGGGGGAGTACCGGTTCTACGTGCTGGTCGGGCTCCTGACCGGCCTGGTTCTGCACTTCGCGCTGGCGAGCCCGGCTGTGCTCTGGCTGGCGGACCGGTTGCTGCACGCGGTGGCCTGGGTGCTAAAGGTGCTCTGGGAGCTGGCGATGCGGCTGGTCTGGTTTCCCCTGCAGGCGGTGGCGGCGGTCCTGTGGCGGCTGGGCCGCGGGCTGGGCACGTGGCTGGGGCGTCGGCTGCGGGGACCTTACCGGTGGCTCCGGCTGCGATACCTGTTGGCCAGACGCCGCCTGCGGCGCGCGTGGCGCCACTGGTTCCGCGGGCCGAAGACGTGA
- the yabP gene encoding sporulation protein YabP, with protein sequence MEERTHEGATHSLSIANRERVQITGVVAVDSFDDAEVNLETEMGLLTIRGEELQIKQLDLEKGQFEISGFVSALQYASPRQRTGRQQRGRSFLERLLR encoded by the coding sequence GTGGAGGAGAGGACGCACGAGGGCGCCACCCACTCCCTCAGCATCGCCAATCGGGAGCGGGTACAGATCACCGGCGTGGTGGCCGTGGACAGCTTCGACGATGCAGAGGTCAACCTGGAGACCGAGATGGGGCTGCTGACCATCCGGGGAGAGGAACTGCAGATCAAGCAGCTCGACCTGGAGAAGGGCCAGTTCGAGATTTCGGGCTTCGTGTCGGCGCTGCAGTACGCCAGCCCGAGGCAGCGGACCGGCCGGCAGCAGCGGGGCCGGTCGTTCCTGGAGCGGCTGCTCCGGTAG
- a CDS encoding RNA-binding S4 domain-containing protein, producing MRIDKFLKVSRIIKRRTLAKEVCDAGRVQVGGKVAKAGTEVKPGDTISIDFGRRQLTVRVLAVREHVRAAEARELYEVIAEEFKADPLLAELEDDPE from the coding sequence ATGCGCATCGACAAGTTCCTGAAGGTCTCGCGTATCATCAAGCGGCGCACCCTGGCGAAGGAGGTCTGCGACGCCGGGCGGGTGCAGGTGGGCGGCAAGGTGGCGAAGGCCGGCACCGAGGTGAAGCCCGGCGACACGATCTCCATCGACTTCGGCCGTCGTCAGCTGACGGTGCGGGTTCTGGCCGTGCGCGAGCACGTGCGCGCCGCCGAGGCGCGGGAGCTCTACGAGGTGATCGCGGAGGAGTTCAAGGCCGACCCTCTGCTGGCGGAGCTGGAGGATGATCCCGAATAG
- a CDS encoding HU family DNA-binding protein: MNKQDLVASVAEKSGLTKKDAEKALNAVVESIKEALKKGDKVSLVGFGTFEVRNRAARSGRNPQTGEPIKIPAGKVPAFRPGKELKESV; this comes from the coding sequence TTGAACAAGCAGGATCTGGTCGCGAGTGTTGCCGAGAAGTCCGGTCTGACCAAGAAGGACGCGGAGAAGGCCCTGAACGCCGTTGTGGAGTCGATCAAGGAAGCCCTGAAGAAGGGCGACAAGGTCTCGCTCGTCGGCTTCGGCACGTTCGAGGTCCGGAACCGGGCTGCCCGTTCGGGGCGCAATCCGCAGACCGGCGAGCCGATCAAGATCCCTGCGGGCAAGGTGCCTGCCTTCCGTCCGGGCAAGGAGCTGAAGGAGAGCGTATAA
- the mazG gene encoding nucleoside triphosphate pyrophosphohydrolase, which translates to MEDLLRAFDIHLADGLEVRPAARLRSWAGPAELPLLIPGVLPGDLGAVQRALLPYYPADHPVRVRAEGRVHEVPLDGLAGQNWGEYRIDLFLAPPARAQRERWPLDPLVEVMDRLRGPDGCPWDREQTHETLRRYMLEEAYEAVEAIDDGDPDHLCEELGDVLLQVVFHAQIAREAGRFDMRDVVAGITEKLIRRHPHVFGDASAETAEEVTRRWDAIKRAERGGTGEESLLSGVSRSLPALSRACELQKRAAGVGFDWEDAEGPAAKVREELAEVLGAPPGEREAEVGDLLFAAVNLARKLGVDPELALTRASAKFEQRFRYVERRLAEKGLRPADVSLAEMDALWEEGKRVELRKKYGGK; encoded by the coding sequence ATGGAGGATCTTCTGCGTGCGTTTGACATCCATCTGGCCGACGGGCTTGAGGTGCGGCCGGCCGCCCGGCTGCGCAGCTGGGCGGGACCGGCGGAGCTCCCGCTCCTGATCCCCGGCGTCCTCCCCGGCGATCTGGGCGCGGTGCAGCGGGCCCTGCTTCCGTACTACCCGGCGGATCACCCGGTGCGGGTGCGCGCCGAGGGCCGCGTGCACGAGGTGCCGCTGGATGGTTTGGCGGGCCAGAACTGGGGAGAATACCGGATAGACCTGTTCCTGGCTCCCCCGGCCCGGGCGCAGCGGGAACGGTGGCCGCTGGACCCGCTGGTGGAGGTGATGGACCGGCTGCGCGGCCCGGACGGCTGCCCCTGGGACCGGGAGCAGACCCACGAAACGCTCAGGCGCTACATGCTGGAAGAGGCCTACGAGGCGGTGGAGGCCATTGACGACGGCGACCCGGATCACCTGTGCGAGGAGCTGGGCGACGTGCTGCTGCAGGTGGTCTTCCACGCCCAGATTGCCCGGGAGGCGGGGCGGTTCGACATGCGGGACGTGGTCGCCGGCATCACCGAGAAGCTGATCCGTCGCCATCCGCACGTCTTCGGCGACGCCTCGGCCGAGACGGCGGAGGAGGTCACCCGCCGCTGGGACGCGATCAAGCGGGCGGAGCGGGGCGGTACGGGCGAGGAGTCCTTGCTCAGCGGGGTGTCCCGTTCCCTGCCCGCGCTCTCCCGGGCCTGCGAGCTGCAGAAGCGCGCCGCCGGGGTCGGGTTCGACTGGGAGGATGCGGAGGGCCCCGCGGCGAAGGTGCGGGAGGAGCTTGCCGAAGTGCTGGGGGCTCCCCCCGGGGAACGGGAAGCCGAGGTGGGCGACCTGCTCTTCGCGGCCGTCAACCTGGCCCGGAAGCTGGGGGTCGACCCCGAGCTGGCCCTGACGCGGGCCAGCGCCAAGTTCGAACAGCGATTCCGGTATGTGGAAAGAAGGCTCGCGGAGAAGGGGCTTCGCCCTGCCGACGTGAGCCTGGCGGAGATGGACGCACTGTGGGAAGAGGGTAAACGGGTCGAACTTCGGAAAAAATATGGGGGAAAATAA
- a CDS encoding putative polysaccharide biosynthesis protein → MQQSRSEGFVRGALLITAGSLISRILGVFYRPVAQIPLGEDGLALVSPPNAPYMLILAVSSTGLNVAVSRLVSQRLAVGDLRGARRVVRLSATVLGVLGLIFSVLFALAAPWMARVQGFPEATPGFLALAPAILMVTLEVSLRGLYQGMQQMRPAAMTMVIEQVGRVVVGLTGVFLLTPIALNLGAAAFNAGNTVGVFLGLVYVAYIYLRDRPMRDWTTVAPGVESWEKMSTWRLMREILAIAMPLSFLGAVLPLTQLADTALITNRLIAAGTDVAEAKRALSYITNATQLRDLPIIFAQALYVSLIPAISESMALGREEQARHRSAAAMRLTWLIGLPATIGLVAAARDAYGVLFTGPGWYVMAPLGWSTIFLMLQQTSSGILQGLGLIWLSVWNQLLGVVVKIVLTWWWTGMPALGASGAAWSTTVGFLLSAGLNLWVLRRRFGLGIGVRTNILRPLAASAVMAAALLWISPLLRSAIGWARLSGVAVIAVGILVYGAALLVLGGIRRADLELVPGVPPAVIDRLRRLRLLRDS, encoded by the coding sequence TTGCAACAGTCCAGATCCGAGGGATTCGTGCGGGGCGCCCTGCTGATCACGGCAGGCTCCCTGATCTCTCGCATACTCGGCGTCTTCTACCGCCCCGTCGCCCAGATCCCCCTGGGCGAGGACGGGCTCGCCCTGGTGTCGCCGCCGAACGCGCCCTACATGCTCATCCTGGCCGTTTCGTCCACCGGGCTCAACGTCGCCGTTTCCCGCCTGGTGTCGCAGCGGCTGGCGGTGGGCGACCTGCGCGGGGCACGGCGGGTGGTGCGGCTCTCCGCGACCGTGCTGGGCGTCCTCGGGCTGATCTTCAGCGTGCTGTTCGCCCTGGCGGCGCCGTGGATGGCGCGGGTGCAGGGCTTCCCGGAGGCAACGCCGGGTTTTCTGGCCCTGGCGCCGGCGATCCTGATGGTGACGCTGGAGGTCTCCCTGCGCGGCCTCTACCAGGGCATGCAGCAGATGCGGCCTGCGGCGATGACGATGGTGATCGAGCAGGTCGGCCGGGTGGTCGTGGGCCTGACCGGCGTCTTCCTGCTGACCCCGATCGCGCTGAACCTGGGCGCGGCGGCCTTCAACGCGGGCAACACCGTCGGCGTGTTCCTCGGCCTGGTGTACGTGGCCTACATCTACCTGCGCGACCGGCCCATGCGGGACTGGACGACGGTGGCCCCGGGGGTCGAGTCGTGGGAGAAGATGAGCACCTGGCGGCTCATGCGGGAGATCCTGGCGATCGCGATGCCGCTTTCCTTCCTGGGGGCGGTGCTGCCGCTCACGCAGCTGGCGGACACGGCGCTGATCACCAACCGGCTCATCGCCGCCGGCACCGACGTCGCGGAGGCCAAGCGAGCCCTGAGCTACATCACCAACGCCACGCAGCTCCGGGACCTGCCCATCATCTTCGCGCAGGCGCTCTACGTCTCGCTGATCCCGGCGATCAGCGAGTCGATGGCGCTGGGGCGGGAGGAGCAGGCGCGGCACAGGTCCGCGGCCGCCATGCGGCTCACCTGGCTGATCGGCCTTCCGGCGACCATCGGGTTGGTGGCCGCCGCCCGCGACGCCTACGGTGTGCTGTTCACCGGACCCGGCTGGTACGTGATGGCGCCGCTGGGCTGGTCGACGATCTTCCTCATGCTCCAGCAGACGTCGTCGGGCATCCTGCAGGGGTTGGGGCTGATCTGGCTCTCGGTGTGGAACCAGCTTCTGGGCGTCGTGGTCAAGATCGTCCTGACGTGGTGGTGGACGGGCATGCCGGCCCTGGGCGCCAGCGGGGCGGCCTGGTCGACGACGGTGGGCTTCCTGCTGTCGGCCGGCCTGAACCTGTGGGTCCTGCGCCGCCGGTTCGGGCTCGGTATCGGCGTGCGGACCAACATCCTGCGGCCGCTGGCCGCCTCCGCCGTGATGGCCGCCGCGCTGCTCTGGATCAGCCCGCTGCTCAGGTCTGCCATTGGCTGGGCACGGCTCTCCGGGGTCGCGGTGATCGCGGTGGGCATCCTGGTGTACGGAGCTGCCCTGCTGGTCCTGGGCGGCATCCGGCGGGCGGACCTGGAGCTGGTGCCCGGCGTTCCGCCGGCCGTGATCGACCGGCTCAGGCGGCTCAGACTGCTGCGAGACAGCTAG
- a CDS encoding putative polysaccharide biosynthesis protein produces MREGESFLRGAFVLTLATLITRLLGLLYKPVVARIFAPFDGRGGAVGLGLTQVPVTAYQIVLSFTSVGLNVGIARLVAEQMALGDAHGARRVFRSSLALMTGLGLVGALGFYFGAPWIARAISPEVLEAAHGFRAMAPALLLTSVLAAYRGLFQGFQEMTPTAVSQIVEQVVRVGAGAALTWALVRVSVPLGAAGFNLGDVFGAAAALIYMLILAARRGGALWQAEQAAAQGPGVLAGPAPDRAVKRRLPRGLRLYGRIFAVAAPITVVGAVVPLMMMADALFVFRTLAATGVTGVDAQEQYGLLTNVFMIVNLPAIVSTAVYTAVLPALAGSAALGRTAEARLKARQAYRITFLLGIPAQAGIWALAPGIYRLIYGFPAGGPALEAMAWSVLPIMLQQTTSGVLQGMGRIGAPVRNFVLGAAVKIGLTAWWTGPYGIAGAAWATAVGFGVAALLNLVEVERLLGRTMLTRSMLWKPLGAALAMVGVLRLLQPYLPPGNGGVLLAIAAGAAVYGLALLAAGGVYRRDVAAIPRFGPRLAAMLDRTRLLR; encoded by the coding sequence GTGCGCGAAGGCGAGTCGTTTCTGCGGGGTGCGTTCGTTCTCACCCTGGCTACGCTGATCACCCGGCTGCTCGGCCTCCTGTACAAGCCGGTCGTCGCCCGCATCTTCGCCCCCTTCGACGGGCGCGGCGGGGCGGTGGGCCTGGGACTGACTCAGGTGCCGGTCACGGCCTACCAGATCGTCCTCTCGTTCACGTCCGTCGGCCTGAACGTGGGCATCGCCCGGTTGGTGGCCGAGCAGATGGCCCTGGGCGATGCCCATGGCGCCCGGCGGGTGTTCCGATCCTCCCTGGCGTTGATGACCGGCCTGGGCCTGGTCGGGGCCCTGGGCTTCTACTTCGGGGCGCCGTGGATCGCCCGGGCGATCTCGCCGGAGGTGCTGGAGGCCGCCCACGGGTTCCGGGCGATGGCCCCCGCCCTCCTGCTCACCTCCGTGCTGGCCGCTTATCGCGGACTCTTCCAGGGGTTCCAGGAGATGACCCCCACCGCCGTCTCGCAGATCGTGGAGCAGGTGGTGCGCGTCGGCGCAGGCGCCGCGCTCACCTGGGCGCTGGTCCGGGTGTCGGTGCCGCTGGGGGCTGCGGGGTTCAACCTGGGGGACGTGTTCGGGGCCGCCGCGGCCCTGATCTACATGCTTATCCTGGCCGCCCGCCGGGGCGGGGCGCTGTGGCAGGCTGAGCAGGCGGCCGCGCAGGGGCCGGGTGTCCTGGCCGGGCCTGCCCCTGACCGCGCCGTGAAACGCCGGCTGCCCCGGGGCCTGCGGCTGTACGGCCGCATCTTCGCCGTGGCCGCGCCCATCACCGTGGTCGGGGCGGTCGTGCCGCTGATGATGATGGCCGACGCGCTGTTCGTCTTCCGCACGCTCGCCGCCACAGGCGTCACCGGCGTGGATGCCCAGGAGCAGTATGGGTTGCTGACCAATGTGTTCATGATCGTCAACCTGCCGGCCATCGTCTCCACCGCGGTGTACACCGCCGTGCTGCCCGCCCTGGCCGGCTCGGCCGCCCTGGGCCGTACCGCCGAGGCCCGCTTGAAGGCCCGGCAGGCGTACCGCATCACCTTCCTGCTGGGCATCCCGGCGCAGGCGGGCATCTGGGCCCTGGCACCGGGCATTTACCGGTTGATCTACGGTTTCCCGGCCGGCGGGCCGGCGCTGGAGGCGATGGCCTGGTCCGTGCTGCCGATCATGCTGCAGCAGACGACCTCGGGCGTGCTGCAGGGCATGGGGCGCATCGGCGCGCCGGTGCGCAACTTCGTCCTGGGCGCAGCAGTCAAAATTGGGCTGACCGCGTGGTGGACAGGCCCTTACGGCATCGCCGGGGCCGCCTGGGCCACCGCCGTCGGCTTCGGCGTGGCCGCCCTGCTTAACCTGGTGGAGGTGGAGCGGCTCCTGGGGCGGACCATGCTCACCCGCAGCATGCTCTGGAAGCCGCTGGGCGCCGCACTCGCCATGGTGGGCGTGCTGCGCCTCCTCCAGCCGTACCTGCCGCCGGGCAACGGGGGGGTGCTCCTGGCCATCGCCGCCGGCGCCGCCGTCTACGGGCTGGCGCTCCTGGCGGCCGGCGGCGTGTACCGCCGGGACGTGGCGGCCATTCCCCGGTTCGGGCCGCGCCTTGCCGCCATGCTCGACCGCACCCGGCTGCTCCGGTAG
- the spoVT gene encoding stage V sporulation protein T yields the protein MKATGIVRRIDDLGRVVIPKEIRRTLRIREGDPLEIFVDRDGEVILKKYSPIGELGEFAKEYADSLYEAIGHTALIADRDTIIAVAGAPKKEFLNKPIGSIVERAMEERRSIVVSRAGETRQRGTIIGDDEDENRIPVYVVAPIVAGGDPIGAVIICSREADAVMTETEIKLAETAAGFLAKQMEQ from the coding sequence TTGAAGGCCACAGGCATAGTCCGACGAATCGATGACCTGGGCCGGGTTGTCATCCCCAAGGAGATCCGTAGAACCCTTCGGATCCGGGAAGGCGACCCCCTCGAGATCTTCGTCGACCGGGATGGCGAAGTGATCCTCAAGAAGTACTCGCCGATCGGGGAGCTGGGGGAGTTCGCCAAGGAGTACGCCGACTCTCTCTACGAGGCTATCGGGCATACTGCACTGATCGCCGACCGGGACACGATTATCGCCGTAGCCGGAGCGCCGAAGAAGGAATTCCTCAACAAGCCCATCGGTTCGATTGTGGAACGTGCCATGGAGGAGCGCCGGTCGATCGTGGTCTCCCGTGCGGGCGAGACCAGGCAGCGGGGAACCATCATCGGCGACGACGAGGACGAGAACCGCATCCCGGTGTACGTAGTCGCTCCCATCGTGGCCGGAGGTGACCCCATCGGCGCCGTGATCATCTGCTCGCGGGAGGCCGATGCGGTCATGACGGAGACCGAGATCAAACTTGCGGAGACTGCCGCTGGTTTTCTCGCTAAACAGATGGAGCAATAG
- the mfd gene encoding transcription-repair coupling factor, whose amino-acid sequence MSSETLLQVLQASAEFSSLYDGMRRGFAEQMVYGVAGSLKSAFLAALRERTGRPALVITATIQQAEQFREDLETWLPGQDVALFPPMEYLPFEVMAHSPEVIGQRLSVLERLARGESLIVVAPAAALYRGLTPSAVFRRSLLTLRPGQAIGRDELVARLVRQGYERVDMVESKGHVAVRGEIVDLFPLAAEYPLRVAFWGDEIEEIRRFDPATQRTVEQVDALSVGPAREFILPEDGLEPAIARIRRDLAETVARLRRIQVREAAARAGEARVEAAGAEAGGAADGEVGKGRAGRGRRRRKDVPSLPLDAVDAAQKLEERVEGHLARLQEQIYFPGLEQYATFFYDQLETLIDYFPERPLILVDEPARIRDASVEAEGREADRQAAMMERGHLLPGQLGLYIGYQELFQRCRQGSAIYFSALGRGIPGIRPANEVGLSATTVQEFHGQWPLFAEELRRWKKQGFRIVILVGTEDRQRRIRELLQEAEMESGAGAAGSPVAVPPPGGVWVGLGSLEGGFQWPGQRLVVVTDREIQGRQRRRRRGGVHGTAGATGRQGARIASYQDLQVGDYVVHATHGIGRYLGVRSETILGVTRDYLVIQYEGSDRLKIPTEQVDQIQKYIGAEGHEPRLNRLGGGEWAKVKSRVKESIREMAAELLRLAALRETLPGTAFPPDTPWQREFEDAFPYEETPDQLTAIAEIKADMEKARPMDRLLLGDVGYGKTEVALRAAFKAATAGKQVAILVPTTILAQQHYATCKSRMEGFPINLAVLNRFKSPKEQAEIIRGLAEGTIDVVIGTHRLLSDDVKFKDLGLLIVDEEQRFGVAHKERIKQLRANVDVLTLSATPIPRTLHMAMVGLRDMSIITTPPEDRYPVETFVAEYDDALVQDAIGRELSRGGQVFYVHNRIQTLDDVAARLHRLVPEARIAVAHGQMSEDRLEKIVLDFMDGEYDVLVATTIIENGIDMPQVNTIIVEDADHLGLSQLYQLRGRVGRSNRLAYAYFLYRRDKVLTEASEKRLRAIKDFTELGSGFKIAMRDLEIRGAGNILGPEQHGFIVSVGFDLYCQLLEEAVRELKGEPAPEPEIQPNIELQVDAFISDQYVPDARQKIDAYKRIIAIRSMADVEDVADELVDRFGSLPDPVKNLLDIARLRVHCNRLGITSIAQMRDRVTVKFLPSAARAVPFDRLALLNRRPEFRGRIETPRTRGGTSFTVKVGGLDARSLLRTLLLLLEQLHAEVAQTAAR is encoded by the coding sequence ATGTCCAGTGAGACGCTGCTTCAGGTTCTTCAGGCCTCGGCGGAGTTCAGCTCGCTCTACGACGGGATGAGGCGAGGCTTTGCGGAACAGATGGTATACGGCGTGGCCGGCTCGCTGAAGAGCGCGTTCCTGGCGGCGCTGCGCGAGCGGACGGGCCGGCCCGCGCTGGTGATCACCGCGACAATCCAGCAGGCGGAGCAGTTCCGCGAGGACCTGGAGACCTGGCTTCCGGGTCAGGACGTGGCGCTCTTCCCGCCGATGGAATACCTGCCCTTTGAGGTGATGGCGCATTCGCCCGAGGTGATCGGCCAGCGGCTGTCGGTGCTGGAGCGGCTGGCCCGGGGCGAGAGCCTCATCGTGGTGGCGCCGGCCGCGGCGCTCTACCGGGGGCTGACGCCTTCCGCGGTGTTCCGCCGGTCGCTGCTCACGCTCAGGCCCGGGCAGGCGATTGGGCGGGACGAGCTGGTCGCGCGCCTCGTGCGGCAGGGGTACGAACGGGTGGACATGGTCGAGTCGAAAGGGCACGTTGCCGTGCGCGGCGAGATCGTCGACCTCTTCCCCCTGGCCGCTGAGTACCCCCTGCGCGTGGCCTTCTGGGGGGACGAGATCGAGGAGATCCGGCGCTTCGACCCGGCGACCCAGCGGACGGTGGAGCAGGTGGACGCGCTCTCGGTGGGCCCGGCCCGGGAGTTCATCCTGCCCGAGGACGGGCTCGAGCCGGCCATCGCGCGCATCCGCAGGGACCTCGCGGAGACCGTCGCCCGGCTCCGGCGCATCCAGGTGCGCGAGGCGGCAGCCCGGGCCGGGGAGGCCCGGGTGGAGGCCGCCGGAGCGGAGGCGGGCGGCGCGGCGGACGGCGAGGTAGGAAAGGGACGGGCAGGGCGCGGGCGCCGCCGGCGCAAGGATGTTCCCAGCCTGCCGCTGGACGCGGTGGACGCGGCGCAGAAGCTGGAGGAGCGCGTCGAGGGCCACCTGGCCAGGCTGCAGGAGCAGATTTACTTCCCCGGGCTGGAGCAGTACGCCACCTTCTTCTACGACCAGCTGGAGACCCTGATCGACTATTTCCCGGAGCGTCCGCTGATCCTCGTGGACGAGCCGGCCCGCATCCGCGACGCGAGCGTGGAGGCCGAAGGCCGGGAGGCCGACCGGCAGGCGGCGATGATGGAGCGCGGACACCTGCTGCCGGGCCAGCTCGGGCTGTACATCGGCTACCAGGAGCTCTTCCAGCGGTGCCGCCAGGGGAGCGCCATCTACTTCAGCGCCCTGGGCCGGGGCATCCCCGGCATCCGGCCCGCCAACGAGGTGGGCCTGTCGGCCACCACCGTCCAGGAGTTCCACGGCCAGTGGCCGCTCTTTGCGGAGGAGCTGCGGCGCTGGAAGAAGCAGGGCTTCCGCATCGTGATCCTCGTTGGCACGGAAGACCGGCAGCGGCGCATCCGGGAGTTGCTGCAGGAGGCAGAGATGGAGAGCGGCGCCGGCGCCGCCGGTTCGCCGGTGGCCGTGCCGCCGCCCGGCGGAGTCTGGGTGGGCCTGGGGAGCCTGGAGGGAGGCTTCCAGTGGCCGGGGCAGCGGCTGGTGGTGGTCACCGACCGGGAGATCCAGGGCCGCCAGCGGCGGCGCCGCCGGGGCGGGGTCCACGGGACCGCCGGGGCGACCGGGCGGCAGGGCGCGCGCATCGCCAGCTACCAGGACCTGCAGGTGGGCGACTACGTGGTCCACGCCACCCATGGCATCGGGCGGTACCTGGGGGTCCGCTCCGAGACAATTCTGGGCGTGACCCGGGACTACCTGGTCATCCAGTACGAGGGTTCCGACCGGCTGAAGATCCCCACGGAGCAGGTCGACCAGATCCAGAAGTACATCGGCGCCGAGGGCCACGAGCCGAGGCTCAACCGGTTGGGCGGCGGCGAGTGGGCGAAGGTCAAGAGCCGGGTCAAGGAGTCAATCCGGGAGATGGCCGCGGAGCTGCTCCGGCTGGCCGCCCTGCGGGAGACGCTGCCGGGCACGGCCTTCCCGCCCGACACCCCGTGGCAGCGGGAATTTGAGGACGCCTTCCCCTACGAGGAGACGCCGGACCAGCTCACCGCCATCGCCGAGATCAAGGCGGATATGGAGAAGGCGCGGCCCATGGACCGGCTGCTCCTGGGCGATGTGGGCTACGGCAAGACCGAGGTGGCCCTGCGGGCGGCGTTCAAGGCTGCGACGGCCGGCAAGCAGGTGGCCATCCTGGTGCCGACGACGATCCTGGCGCAGCAGCACTACGCCACCTGCAAGAGCCGCATGGAGGGCTTTCCTATCAACCTGGCGGTGCTCAACCGGTTCAAGAGCCCGAAGGAGCAGGCCGAGATCATCCGCGGGCTGGCCGAAGGCACCATCGACGTGGTGATCGGGACGCACCGGCTGCTCTCGGACGACGTGAAGTTCAAGGACCTGGGCCTGCTGATCGTGGACGAGGAGCAGCGCTTCGGCGTGGCGCACAAGGAGCGCATCAAGCAGCTTCGGGCCAACGTCGACGTGCTCACGCTCTCCGCCACGCCCATTCCCCGCACCCTGCACATGGCGATGGTGGGGCTGCGGGACATGTCGATCATCACGACGCCGCCGGAGGACCGGTATCCGGTGGAAACCTTTGTCGCGGAGTACGACGACGCCCTGGTGCAGGACGCGATCGGGCGGGAGCTGTCCCGGGGCGGGCAGGTCTTCTACGTCCACAACCGCATCCAGACGCTCGACGACGTGGCCGCCCGGCTGCACCGGCTGGTCCCCGAGGCGCGCATCGCGGTGGCCCACGGGCAGATGTCGGAGGATCGGCTCGAGAAGATCGTGCTGGACTTCATGGACGGCGAGTACGACGTGCTGGTGGCCACGACCATCATCGAGAACGGCATCGACATGCCGCAGGTGAACACCATCATCGTCGAGGACGCCGATCACCTGGGGCTGAGCCAGCTGTACCAGCTCCGGGGCCGCGTGGGCCGCTCCAACCGGCTGGCGTACGCTTACTTCCTCTACCGGCGGGACAAGGTTCTCACCGAGGCCTCGGAGAAGCGGCTGCGGGCGATCAAGGACTTCACCGAGCTGGGCTCGGGGTTCAAGATCGCGATGCGGGACCTGGAGATCCGCGGCGCAGGCAACATCCTCGGGCCGGAGCAGCACGGTTTCATCGTCAGCGTCGGCTTCGACCTCTACTGCCAGCTCCTGGAAGAGGCCGTACGGGAGCTGAAGGGAGAGCCGGCGCCCGAGCCCGAGATCCAGCCCAACATCGAGCTGCAGGTGGACGCCTTCATCTCGGACCAGTACGTGCCCGACGCCCGGCAGAAGATCGACGCCTACAAGCGGATCATCGCCATCCGCTCCATGGCCGACGTCGAGGACGTCGCGGACGAGCTGGTGGACCGCTTCGGCTCGCTGCCGGACCCGGTGAAGAACCTGCTGGACATCGCCCGGCTGCGGGTCCACTGCAACCGGCTGGGCATCACCTCCATCGCGCAGATGCGGGACCGGGTGACGGTGAAGTTCCTGCCCTCCGCGGCCCGCGCGGTGCCCTTCGACCGGCTGGCCCTGCTGAACCGCAGGCCGGAGTTCCGGGGGCGCATCGAGACCCCGCGCACCCGCGGCGGGACCAGCTTCACGGTCAAGGTGGGCGGCCTGGACGCCCGGTCGCTGCTGCGTACGCTGCTGCTGCTTTTGGAGCAGCTGCACGCGGAGGTCGCGCAGACCGCAGCCCGGTGA